The DNA segment CCGTCTCTGCTCCTGCTCGTGTGCCCGCTCCTGCTCCGGCGTCTGCCTCTGCGCCACTGTCCGCGCCCGACTTTTCGGAAATAGGCGATTTGCCGGACGCAGAAGGCGAGGATTCCGAGGACAAGGATTCCGAGGACGACGACTCCCTGGAAGAGGACTCCGAGGGGGAGGACTCCGCGGACGGCGAATCCGATGACGGCGGCTGTGCGGCGGGACTTCCGGGGGCGGGGCTTCCGTCCGTACCCCTGGGGTCCTGGGGGTCGGGGCCTCCGCCTGAAGGACCACCGCCATCGGGTGAGCCGCCGCCGTCCGGGTCGTCGTCCGGAGAGTCCGCTGCGTCCTCCTGGGCCTGGCGTTCGGCTTCGGCGAGGGCCTGGTCCAGTCTCTCCTCGTCGGTGCCGGGCGGGTCGAGGGGGTCGGTGCGGCGGCGGTGGGGCAGGGCCAGGCGGGCGGCGTCGCGGACGTCGTCGGCGGTCACGGCGGTGCGGCCGTTCCAGGCGGCCAGGGCGACGGCGCAGCGGGCCACCACGATGTCGGCGCGCATGCCGTCGACGCCGTAGGCCAGGCAGACGCGGGCGATGCGGTCCAGTTCGGCGTCGGGCAGCGCCACCGCGGGGAGCACGGCGCGGGCGGCGGCGATCCGGGCGGCGTAATCCTGTTCGGCGGCCTGGTAACCGGCGGCGAAGGCGTCCGGGCCGGCCTCGTAGGCCAGACGCCGACGGACCACCTCGGCCCGCTGGCGGGCGTCGCGGGGCGCCGCCACGTTCACGACCAGGCCGAACCGGTCGACGAGCTGCGGGCGGGGCTCGCCCTCCTCCGGGTTCATCGTGCCGACCAGCAGGAAACGGGCCGCGTGCTTCACCGACACGCCGTCCCGCTCGACGTGGGCGCGGCCCATCGCGGCAGCGTCCAGGAGCAGGTCGACGAGGTGATCCGGGAGCAGGTTGACCTCGTCGACGTAGAGGACACCCCGGTGGGCGGCGGCGAGCAGGCCCGGTTCGTACGCCTTCACGCCGTCGCTGAGCGCCCGCTGGATGTCGAGGGTGCCGACGACCCGGTCCTCGGTGGCGCCGACCGGGAGCTCGACGAGGCTCGCCGGGCGTTCGGTGACCGGGTCGCCCGCGGCGTGCGGGCCGTCCGGGCAGTTGGGGTCGGGAGCGGCCGGGTCGCAGGCGAAGCGGCAGCCGCGTACCGTGCGGATCCCCGGCAGGAGACCGGCCAGAGCGCGGACGACGGTGCTCTTGGCGGTGCCCTTCTCGCCGCGCACCAGCACCCCGCCGACCGCCGGGGAGACCGCGGTGAGCAGTAGCGCGAGGCGCAGGTCGTCGAGGCCGACAACGGCCGAGAACGGGTACGGAGTAGTCACGGGGATCCCTTCTGCACGGGTGTCCACGCCCGCGCGCCGGCACAACCGAGCGGCCGGAGTCTCCTGACTCCCGGATCGACGTTCCCCGCGCGCCTTCCGGCCGTCTGCCGTGGCTGCCGTGGCGGTTCGCTCCCCGGTCACAGTGGCGGGACCGTCCCGGACTCGCACCGGGTTCCTCCGCTACCGCTCGCGGATCACTCTTTCTCACCGGCGGGGTACGCGTCAACGCGGGCCCTGGTGACGACGATCGCTAAGGTCAGCGGCGCAGCGCCTCGGACGGCTCGGTCCGGGCGGCTCGCAGCGCGGGGTAGAGCCCGGCCAGCATCCCGGTCAGCGCGCCGATCACCGGCGCGGGCAGGACGGTGACCGGGTCGAGGATGACCGTCCACTCCCGGGCGAGCGCCACCGCGAGCACCACCGCCACGCCCAGGGCGGTCCCGGTGAGGCCGCCGAGCGCGCCGAGGACCGTCGACTCGGTGAGGAACTGCCCGGCCACGTGCCGGGGCCGCGCGCCCAGCGCCCGCCGCAGGCCGATCTCGCCGACTCGTTCCATCACCGCGACCAACGTCGTGTTGGTGATGCTGACCGCGCCGATCACCAGGCAGATCCCGGCCAGCGCCAGGAACAGACCGGAGAGTTCGGTGTCGACGTCGTCGCGGAGGCTGCGCGGGTCGGGTGGCGGCACCGCGCGGAGCAGGCTCACCCCGTCCGGGCGCAGCGCCACCGGGGCCTGCCGGGCGATCAGCTGGGCCGCGCCGAGCCGGGTCTCGATCACCATCTTGGCCGGGTTCACGGCCGGGTCCGGCGCCGGGTAGAGCTCCTGCGCGGTGGCCCGGGGCAGCACGATGCCGAGGAGCAGCTCGGGTAGCCGCTCGGTGTCCGAGATGATGCCGACGACGGTGAACGGGCGGCCGTCGATGAAGACCGCGGGACGGCCGCTGAGCTGGTGGATGTTGAGCCGGCCGGCGGCGGCCGGGCCGAGCACGACGACCTGTTCGGCGCGCCCGTCGTGGAAGGCGTCGAAGAGCCGTCCGGTGCGGACCGTCGCGTTCGCCGCTTCGAGGGCGCC comes from the Actinoplanes sp. OR16 genome and includes:
- a CDS encoding VWA domain-containing protein, with product MTTPYPFSAVVGLDDLRLALLLTAVSPAVGGVLVRGEKGTAKSTVVRALAGLLPGIRTVRGCRFACDPAAPDPNCPDGPHAAGDPVTERPASLVELPVGATEDRVVGTLDIQRALSDGVKAYEPGLLAAAHRGVLYVDEVNLLPDHLVDLLLDAAAMGRAHVERDGVSVKHAARFLLVGTMNPEEGEPRPQLVDRFGLVVNVAAPRDARQRAEVVRRRLAYEAGPDAFAAGYQAAEQDYAARIAAARAVLPAVALPDAELDRIARVCLAYGVDGMRADIVVARCAVALAAWNGRTAVTADDVRDAARLALPHRRRTDPLDPPGTDEERLDQALAEAERQAQEDAADSPDDDPDGGGSPDGGGPSGGGPDPQDPRGTDGSPAPGSPAAQPPSSDSPSAESSPSESSSRESSSSESLSSESSPSASGKSPISEKSGADSGAEADAGAGAGTRAGAETGAVAAAGQAYRTRTLRIAARGEGGHAGRRSPAFARRGRVVGSRAPVGKLSGAPHLPATLRAAVERAAVERAAVERAAPPDISEMSGGSAAGMRVLPRDLREAVHVGREANLVLFVVDASGSMAARKRMTLVKTAVLSLLRDAYQRRDRIGMITFRGKDAEVVLPPTSSHEVGVMRLAALRTGGRTPIAAGLRAAAATIATERRRDPRRRPLLVLVTDGRSTSGPDPLRIASALNGVASVVVDCESGPIRLGLAARLAAALKADLMPLDRLQASIRTASQGTAGGAADRAYRRAA
- a CDS encoding ABC transporter permease; translated protein: MRFRRRRAIPERSVFHLPDLLAEAIAGILQRPARSVLTTLGTILGVGAFVAVLGLTSTATGQIGKHFDALAETTVTVTDAGESGVSFPRDADQRINRLNGVVASGVYWNVPLRRPVIGSAPGVRAGSRADAADLPVYAASAGALEAANATVRTGRLFDAFHDGRAEQVVVLGPAAAGRLNIHQLSGRPAVFIDGRPFTVVGIISDTERLPELLLGIVLPRATAQELYPAPDPAVNPAKMVIETRLGAAQLIARQAPVALRPDGVSLLRAVPPPDPRSLRDDVDTELSGLFLALAGICLVIGAVSITNTTLVAVMERVGEIGLRRALGARPRHVAGQFLTESTVLGALGGLTGTALGVAVVLAVALAREWTVILDPVTVLPAPVIGALTGMLAGLYPALRAARTEPSEALRR